From one Desmospora activa DSM 45169 genomic stretch:
- the dnaB gene encoding replicative DNA helicase yields MSELFADRMPPHNQEAEQAVLGAVLIEPSVLVTVTERLRPEDFYRQAHQRLLQVMIDLSEQGEPVDLVTITSALQDRKSLDEVGGVPYLTELIGTVPTAANVDYYAQIVEEKAILRRLIRTATEIATSGYSGAEEVAHVIDQAEKKILEISQRRMSKGFVPIKEVLMETFERIESLHYNQGKLTGVPSGYSDLDRMTAGFQPSDLIILAARPAMGKTAFSLNVAQNVAVRANKPVAIFNLEMSAPQLVQRMLAAEGNIDAQVFRNGHLGDEDWEKLTMAISTLSEAPIFIDDTPGITVFDIRAKLRRLQAEQDLGLVLIDYLQLIEGSGRDSRQQEISEISRSLKLLARELHVPVIALSQLSRAVEQRQDKRPMLSDLRESGSIEQDADIVSFLYRDDYYNEESEKKNIIEVILAKHRNGPVGKVELLFLKNYNKFLSLDVRHGQEEMA; encoded by the coding sequence ATGAGCGAGTTGTTTGCCGATCGGATGCCCCCCCACAACCAAGAAGCGGAACAGGCGGTGTTAGGTGCCGTCCTGATTGAGCCGAGTGTCCTGGTCACTGTTACCGAGCGCCTGCGCCCGGAGGATTTTTATCGGCAGGCCCATCAGCGATTATTGCAAGTAATGATCGATTTATCGGAACAAGGGGAACCGGTTGATTTGGTTACCATCACTTCCGCCTTGCAGGATCGCAAAAGTTTGGATGAGGTAGGGGGGGTCCCTTACCTGACTGAACTGATTGGTACGGTTCCGACGGCGGCCAATGTGGATTACTATGCGCAGATTGTGGAGGAAAAGGCGATTTTGCGGCGTCTGATCCGGACTGCAACCGAAATTGCCACATCCGGTTACAGTGGAGCTGAGGAAGTCGCTCATGTGATCGATCAGGCGGAAAAAAAGATCTTGGAAATTTCCCAACGCCGAATGAGCAAGGGTTTTGTCCCCATCAAAGAAGTACTAATGGAGACGTTTGAACGGATTGAGTCGCTCCATTACAACCAGGGGAAACTGACCGGCGTTCCATCGGGTTATTCCGACCTTGACCGCATGACAGCCGGATTTCAGCCATCAGATTTGATCATTTTGGCGGCACGTCCCGCCATGGGGAAGACGGCATTCTCGCTCAATGTTGCCCAAAATGTTGCCGTTCGCGCCAATAAGCCTGTTGCCATCTTTAACTTGGAGATGTCGGCACCACAGTTGGTGCAGCGGATGTTGGCGGCGGAGGGGAATATTGACGCCCAAGTGTTCCGTAACGGTCATCTCGGTGATGAGGATTGGGAAAAGCTGACGATGGCCATCAGCACTTTGTCGGAAGCCCCAATCTTTATCGATGATACCCCAGGAATCACGGTTTTCGACATTCGCGCAAAACTGCGCCGCTTACAGGCGGAACAAGACTTAGGCTTGGTGTTGATCGATTACTTGCAGTTAATTGAGGGCAGCGGTCGTGATAGTCGGCAGCAGGAAATCTCCGAAATCTCCCGTTCTCTCAAATTATTGGCGAGGGAGTTGCACGTGCCGGTAATCGCGCTCTCACAGTTGTCCCGTGCCGTTGAACAGCGTCAGGACAAGCGGCCGATGTTGTCCGATTTACGGGAATCCGGCTCGATTGAGCAGGATGCAGATATTGTATCCTTTTTGTATCGGGATGATTATTACAATGAAGAATCGGAGAAAAAGAATATTATTGAAGTCATTTTGGCTAAGCACCGTAACGGGCCCGTCGGCAAGGTGGAGTTACTGTTCCTCAAGAACTACAATAAATTCCTCAGTTTAGATGTACGGCACGGTCAAGAGGAAATGGCATAG
- the rplI gene encoding 50S ribosomal protein L9: MKVIFQQDVKGQGKKGEMKEVAEGYARNFLLPRGLAIEASAGNINTLKDQKRRESEQKQKELEHSRQLAQELEQADITIRTKAGDGGRLFGSVTSKQISQLLKQKHGLQVDKKKIQLDEPIRTLGVTKVPVKLHPKVMATLSVQVLEQK, encoded by the coding sequence ATGAAAGTTATTTTTCAGCAAGATGTAAAAGGGCAGGGGAAAAAGGGAGAAATGAAAGAAGTGGCGGAAGGATACGCCCGTAATTTCCTTCTGCCCCGGGGGTTGGCCATTGAGGCTTCCGCCGGTAATATTAACACCCTAAAGGATCAAAAGCGAAGGGAATCGGAACAAAAACAAAAAGAATTGGAGCATTCCCGGCAATTGGCTCAAGAATTGGAGCAAGCGGATATCACCATTCGCACAAAGGCAGGCGACGGTGGTCGACTGTTTGGTTCGGTCACTTCCAAACAGATTAGCCAACTCCTCAAACAGAAGCATGGCCTGCAAGTGGACAAGAAAAAAATCCAACTGGATGAGCCGATCCGTACCCTTGGCGTCACCAAAGTACCAGTTAAACTCCATCCTAAAGTGATGGCTACGCTCTCCGTCCAAGTGTTGGAGCAAAAATAA
- a CDS encoding DHH family phosphoesterase, with protein MPNFITKRWHGAHMVFAMCFSLILIALLGIYRWQYALVALLVFFLLAYVLVRAEQQFRTDFIDYVETLSQRVKGAHQAAMGGMPLGILLYDRENRVAWHNPFIKEMTKAESLVGVPVSELFPALSEAAQPQKIEVEGHVFEVIHQAEERLYFFRDITRLERLRERYEREQSVIGVLHMDNFDEAGVGLDEQERTLLLSDVISAVTRWSQTNEISLRRLDSDKFFMVMKRESLERLKKNRFDILDVVRDMTRQIKIPITLSIGVATTGANMVEQTHAAEAALDIALARGGDQAALQDGDRVVFFGGKTNAVEKRTRVRARVISHALSNLIKDSEQVIIMGHVQPDMDALGSAIGVLKAVELANGKGYIVLGESNPSIAGLVNVINRSEVLRERVLSPERALQKVNANTLLILVDTHKPSLTIEPKLVDRSQRVVVIDHHRRGEEFVRDPVLVYLEPYASSTSELVTELLQYQERRLNLGKVETTALLAGIVVDTKSFAYRSGSRTFEAASFLRRHGADLAMVQSLLQEDLDRFVKRAEIVKNTEVVYDKMAIAVGEETETYDQLVIAQAADTLLNMKGVGASFVIGKREDGKVSISARSQGEMNVQVIMEELGGGGHLTHAATQFEGISIDEARSRLMDVLRQIEEGGDAE; from the coding sequence ATGCCGAATTTTATTACAAAACGGTGGCACGGAGCGCACATGGTGTTCGCCATGTGCTTCAGTTTAATTTTAATCGCGTTGTTGGGGATTTACCGCTGGCAATATGCCCTAGTCGCATTGCTGGTATTTTTCCTGTTGGCTTATGTTCTGGTACGGGCTGAGCAGCAGTTTCGTACGGATTTTATCGATTATGTTGAGACCCTTTCCCAGCGCGTAAAGGGAGCCCATCAAGCGGCGATGGGGGGGATGCCTCTCGGGATCCTGTTATATGATCGGGAAAATCGCGTTGCTTGGCACAACCCCTTTATCAAAGAGATGACCAAGGCGGAATCATTGGTGGGTGTTCCCGTATCGGAGCTGTTTCCCGCTTTAAGCGAAGCGGCCCAGCCGCAAAAGATTGAAGTAGAGGGACACGTTTTTGAAGTGATCCATCAGGCGGAGGAACGTTTATACTTTTTCCGGGACATCACTCGTTTGGAACGGTTGCGTGAACGGTATGAGCGGGAACAGAGTGTCATCGGCGTTCTGCATATGGATAACTTCGATGAAGCGGGTGTTGGCTTGGATGAGCAGGAACGGACACTCCTTTTATCCGATGTGATATCGGCGGTTACCCGCTGGTCGCAGACGAATGAAATCAGTTTGCGCCGGTTGGATTCCGACAAATTCTTTATGGTAATGAAGCGGGAATCGTTGGAACGACTAAAGAAAAACCGGTTTGATATCCTGGATGTGGTGCGAGACATGACGAGGCAGATCAAAATCCCGATCACCCTCAGTATCGGGGTAGCCACGACAGGAGCCAATATGGTGGAACAGACACATGCCGCGGAGGCCGCCCTCGATATCGCACTGGCCAGAGGTGGAGATCAAGCTGCGTTGCAAGACGGGGACCGAGTCGTCTTTTTCGGCGGAAAGACCAATGCGGTTGAAAAGCGGACAAGGGTGCGGGCGCGAGTGATTTCCCATGCGCTGTCCAACTTGATTAAGGACAGCGAACAGGTAATCATTATGGGCCATGTGCAACCGGATATGGATGCATTGGGTTCCGCCATCGGCGTGCTAAAAGCCGTCGAATTGGCCAATGGCAAAGGGTACATCGTTTTAGGGGAATCCAACCCCTCCATCGCGGGGTTGGTAAATGTGATCAATCGTAGTGAAGTTTTACGTGAGCGGGTCCTATCCCCGGAACGGGCTTTGCAGAAAGTAAATGCCAATACGCTGTTAATATTGGTGGATACTCATAAACCTTCCCTGACGATTGAACCGAAGTTGGTGGACCGATCGCAACGGGTCGTGGTGATCGATCATCATCGACGCGGGGAAGAATTTGTACGCGATCCGGTGCTCGTCTATCTGGAACCCTACGCTTCCTCCACTAGTGAGCTGGTGACCGAGCTGTTGCAGTATCAAGAAAGACGTCTCAACCTGGGGAAAGTGGAAACGACAGCCCTGTTGGCGGGGATCGTTGTCGATACAAAAAGCTTCGCCTACCGTTCCGGATCCCGCACCTTTGAGGCCGCTTCTTTTCTACGGCGCCACGGAGCTGATTTGGCGATGGTACAATCCTTGTTGCAAGAGGATCTGGACCGTTTTGTCAAACGGGCGGAGATTGTCAAAAATACGGAAGTGGTATACGATAAAATGGCGATCGCCGTGGGCGAAGAAACCGAAACTTACGATCAACTCGTGATTGCCCAAGCGGCGGATACCCTGTTGAACATGAAAGGAGTAGGGGCCTCCTTTGTCATTGGCAAACGCGAGGATGGAAAGGTATCCATCAGCGCTCGTTCACAGGGGGAAATGAACGTTCAGGTAATTATGGAGGAGCTGGGAGGCGGGGGACATCTGACTCACGCTGCTACCCAGTTTGAGGGAATCTCCATCGATGAGGCGCGGAGTCGCCTGATGGACGTATTGAGACAGATAGAAGAAGGGGGCGACGCCGAATGA
- a CDS encoding DUF2232 domain-containing protein, whose protein sequence is MSPFTDVRGGLITVGLYLLLLLSIITPLGVISLWFIPLPFFWFSAKNGWKSALFPVTICGILSLLVGPTMIAAWLFATGIGLLMGELYRKPESTGTDVVLGGWVATWLGVLGLLLFATWMFDGLGQFQSMWQQQWESTQQTLENYGLNAVDMEEAPSLNLVLPIMMFFITIPFPLFNFLLGRRLLMRQGLPGKYLPPIREWRLPRPFFYFYFIALLLLLLFGLEGGTISFIAGTTVTLMFLIFFVQGLAFSAFLLHRWNRGNGWVVLVGVLALLIPLFSFFIHLLGIVDTGTEWRKRMESKK, encoded by the coding sequence TTGTCTCCATTTACAGATGTGCGCGGCGGGTTGATAACGGTTGGTCTATATTTGCTGCTCCTTCTCTCAATAATAACGCCACTAGGCGTCATCAGCTTATGGTTTATTCCGCTCCCCTTTTTCTGGTTTAGCGCCAAAAACGGCTGGAAATCGGCATTGTTTCCGGTGACGATTTGCGGAATCCTCTCCCTTTTAGTCGGACCGACGATGATCGCCGCATGGCTGTTTGCCACCGGAATCGGTCTATTGATGGGGGAACTGTACAGAAAGCCGGAATCCACCGGGACTGACGTTGTTTTAGGCGGGTGGGTGGCAACGTGGCTGGGAGTGTTGGGGTTACTCCTGTTCGCTACCTGGATGTTTGACGGATTGGGACAGTTCCAATCCATGTGGCAACAACAGTGGGAAAGCACGCAGCAAACGTTGGAAAACTACGGTTTAAATGCAGTGGACATGGAAGAAGCCCCATCATTAAACCTCGTTCTTCCGATTATGATGTTCTTTATCACAATTCCCTTTCCTCTGTTTAACTTCCTATTGGGCCGACGCTTGCTGATGCGCCAGGGATTGCCCGGGAAATACCTTCCTCCGATCCGGGAATGGCGCTTGCCCCGACCCTTTTTTTATTTTTACTTTATCGCATTGTTGTTACTGTTGTTGTTTGGTTTAGAGGGGGGAACGATTTCTTTTATTGCCGGCACAACGGTTACGTTGATGTTTTTAATCTTTTTTGTGCAAGGGTTGGCTTTTTCCGCGTTCCTGTTGCATCGTTGGAATCGAGGGAATGGTTGGGTAGTTCTGGTTGGAGTGCTGGCGCTTCTCATCCCGTTATTCTCTTTTTTTATCCATCTGTTAGGAATCGTGGATACTGGAACAGAGTGGCGAAAGCGGATGGAGTCCAAAAAATAA
- a CDS encoding MazG-like family protein, giving the protein MSRPERSVHIAKSMKVIEWLKTEMLDQIANLYKGLHHANRSLIQDSLASLVVATYVLARRVGFSYREVDQAVTRKLREAARERHQLEDWYGDLSQLEEYISKR; this is encoded by the coding sequence ATGAGCAGGCCGGAGCGAAGCGTACACATCGCCAAAAGCATGAAAGTGATCGAATGGTTAAAAACAGAGATGTTGGATCAAATCGCCAATTTATATAAAGGATTGCATCATGCCAACCGCTCTCTGATCCAAGACAGTTTGGCCAGTTTGGTAGTGGCTACTTATGTCTTGGCGCGGCGTGTCGGTTTCTCTTATCGGGAAGTGGACCAGGCTGTTACCCGTAAATTGCGGGAGGCGGCACGAGAGCGGCATCAGCTGGAAGACTGGTATGGTGATCTGTCCCAGTTGGAAGAATATATCAGCAAGAGGTGA
- the rpsR gene encoding 30S ribosomal protein S18, producing MARRRGNKRRKVCFFTVNKIEYIDYKDVDLLRKFISERGKILPRRVTGTSSKYQRQLTRAIKRARQMALLPYTTD from the coding sequence ATGGCTCGACGCAGAGGCAATAAACGCCGTAAAGTCTGCTTCTTTACAGTAAATAAAATCGAGTATATCGATTACAAAGATGTCGATTTGCTACGGAAGTTTATCAGCGAACGCGGGAAGATTCTCCCTCGCCGGGTGACAGGAACTTCTTCCAAATATCAACGGCAATTGACCCGGGCAATCAAACGTGCTCGGCAAATGGCGCTTTTGCCGTACACGACGGACTGA
- the ssb gene encoding single-stranded DNA-binding protein → MLNRVVLIGRLTWDPELRYTANGVAVTSFRLAVERPFTNQQGEREADFIDIVVWRQQAENVANYVKKGRMVAVEGRLQVRNYENQEGRKVRVAEVVADNVRFLPTGGSGGQGGNPGYEGGNGFQNDRNSSDDPFADDGKPIDISDDDLPF, encoded by the coding sequence ATGTTAAACCGGGTGGTTTTGATTGGTCGATTAACTTGGGATCCGGAACTGCGGTATACGGCGAACGGTGTAGCGGTAACCAGTTTCCGGTTGGCAGTGGAACGGCCTTTCACCAATCAGCAAGGGGAACGGGAAGCGGATTTCATCGACATTGTCGTTTGGCGTCAACAAGCGGAAAACGTAGCCAACTATGTGAAAAAGGGACGCATGGTGGCGGTGGAAGGCCGTCTACAGGTGCGGAACTATGAAAATCAGGAAGGTCGTAAGGTCCGCGTAGCGGAAGTGGTGGCGGACAATGTTCGTTTTCTCCCTACCGGTGGTTCCGGTGGGCAAGGCGGCAATCCGGGGTACGAGGGTGGAAACGGATTTCAGAACGACCGCAATTCCTCAGACGATCCCTTTGCAGATGACGGCAAACCGATTGATATCTCCGATGACGATTTACCCTTCTAA
- the rpsF gene encoding 30S ribosomal protein S6: protein MSKYELMYIVRPELDEEKLNSTREKVQGILSQNNGEAIEQEHFGKRRLAYLLDDYREGIYTVVTFHGDTDTVNELDRQLKLNDDVIRHMVINIDDKPEKQK from the coding sequence ATGAGTAAATATGAGCTGATGTACATCGTTCGTCCCGAGTTGGACGAGGAGAAGCTGAACAGCACCCGTGAGAAAGTCCAAGGGATTCTCTCCCAAAACAACGGTGAAGCCATCGAGCAGGAGCACTTTGGCAAACGTCGTCTAGCTTACCTGTTGGACGACTATCGCGAAGGCATCTATACAGTGGTTACCTTCCATGGCGATACCGACACGGTTAACGAATTGGATCGACAGCTGAAGTTAAATGACGACGTCATCCGTCACATGGTCATCAACATTGATGATAAACCGGAAAAACAAAAGTAA
- the ychF gene encoding redox-regulated ATPase YchF has translation MPLTTGIVGLPNVGKSTLFNAITQAGAESANYPFCTIDPNVGVVDVPDERLERLAEIVNPQRVMPTSFQFTDIAGLVKGASKGEGLGNQFLSHIREVDAIIHVVRCFEDDNITHVSGKINPVSDMETINLELVLADLETVERRLERLHRQKKSGDTQAIKEYTLLTQLRDALAEGQPARGVDLSEEDKGLIRSLNLLTMKKMLYAANVAEEEVATPDENPLVHQVIEQAEKEGAEVVTISAQLEAEIVELEGEERDQFLADLGLASSGLDRLVAAAYKLLGLITYFTAGEKEVRAWTIREGTRAPQAAGVIHSDFERGFIRAEVVAYDHLLEAGSMAQARERGLLRSEGKDYVVHDGDVVHFRFNV, from the coding sequence ATGCCGTTAACCACCGGCATTGTCGGTTTGCCCAATGTAGGCAAATCAACCTTGTTTAATGCAATTACCCAGGCGGGAGCCGAATCCGCCAATTATCCGTTTTGTACCATTGACCCTAATGTCGGGGTGGTGGATGTTCCCGATGAACGGTTAGAGCGTTTGGCCGAGATCGTCAATCCTCAGCGTGTGATGCCCACGTCGTTTCAATTTACAGATATTGCCGGACTTGTCAAAGGGGCAAGCAAAGGAGAAGGGTTAGGAAATCAATTTTTGTCCCATATTCGGGAAGTGGATGCGATCATCCATGTGGTGCGTTGTTTTGAAGATGACAATATTACCCATGTATCTGGCAAGATCAATCCTGTTAGTGATATGGAAACGATCAACCTAGAGTTGGTATTGGCCGATTTGGAGACGGTAGAACGCCGCCTGGAACGACTTCATCGCCAAAAAAAGAGTGGGGATACGCAAGCGATCAAGGAATATACGCTGTTGACACAGCTGCGGGATGCCTTGGCTGAAGGGCAGCCGGCGCGGGGAGTAGATCTGTCGGAAGAGGATAAAGGGTTGATCCGCTCTCTTAACTTGTTGACCATGAAAAAGATGCTGTATGCGGCCAATGTAGCGGAAGAGGAAGTGGCGACACCGGATGAGAATCCGCTTGTGCATCAGGTGATTGAACAAGCAGAGAAAGAAGGCGCGGAAGTGGTGACCATCAGCGCCCAGTTGGAAGCGGAGATTGTGGAGCTGGAAGGGGAAGAACGGGATCAGTTTTTAGCGGACTTAGGCTTAGCCTCTTCCGGTCTGGATCGATTGGTGGCAGCCGCATACAAGCTGTTGGGCCTTATCACCTACTTTACCGCCGGTGAAAAAGAGGTGCGTGCCTGGACGATCCGGGAAGGCACAAGAGCACCTCAAGCGGCTGGGGTGATTCACTCCGACTTTGAACGGGGTTTTATCCGGGCGGAAGTGGTTGCATACGATCACCTTTTAGAAGCCGGGTCGATGGCCCAAGCACGAGAGCGGGGACTGCTTCGCTCTGAAGGAAAGGATTATGTGGTTCACGACGGCGATGTCGTTCACTTTCGCTTTAATGTTTGA
- a CDS encoding DUF951 domain-containing protein: MERKSFQLGDVVEMKKPHPCGTNAWKVIRMGMDIRMKCTGCGHSVLLPRSKFEKRMKKVLASTDPPQS, translated from the coding sequence ATGGAGCGGAAAAGCTTCCAGCTCGGGGATGTCGTAGAGATGAAAAAGCCCCATCCCTGTGGAACCAACGCTTGGAAAGTGATTCGCATGGGGATGGATATTCGAATGAAATGTACCGGTTGTGGACACAGTGTCCTATTGCCTCGTTCAAAATTTGAGAAGCGGATGAAAAAAGTATTGGCATCGACGGATCCACCCCAATCGTGA
- a CDS encoding YkvI family membrane protein, with amino-acid sequence MHFRLWQSLKLSMTIVGTTIGAGFASGREIWEFFGSYGQSSSWSILLAMVLFLAASMVILFISWKKQTRHYSEVLSHVIGPRMAKGFDGLVVLSLLSSTLVMMAGSGATIQQWSGSFALGVWVMVAAVVLILLFDLRGLLSMNVILIPVMTAVLILVCVKFLSSYGWPTLTASITSPALPSWPSAITYAAFNMLSLLAVLSTLGKQIRHSGEIWVAGILSASLLGMIAFLYNYSLLRVEDLVSQYEIPLFALIHSYSPWWVMAISLILWLAIYTTAVSNVHGLAFRFATVLSLPHWLIGGGILVLLVPLTRLGFANLVTILYPLYGVLNLFILTMILLYPLNRHKQG; translated from the coding sequence ATGCATTTTCGACTCTGGCAATCTCTTAAACTAAGCATGACGATCGTAGGAACAACGATTGGTGCCGGTTTCGCCTCCGGACGGGAGATATGGGAGTTTTTTGGTTCATACGGTCAAAGCAGCAGTTGGAGCATTCTACTGGCAATGGTTCTCTTTTTAGCGGCCAGTATGGTGATTCTATTTATCAGTTGGAAAAAGCAGACCCGTCATTATTCCGAAGTATTATCCCATGTAATCGGGCCACGTATGGCCAAGGGATTTGACGGGCTGGTTGTTTTATCTCTACTCAGTAGCACGTTGGTGATGATGGCGGGAAGTGGTGCCACCATACAGCAATGGAGCGGTTCTTTTGCTTTAGGTGTATGGGTGATGGTTGCAGCGGTAGTTTTGATTCTTCTCTTTGATCTACGGGGGCTTCTCTCAATGAACGTTATCTTGATTCCGGTGATGACGGCAGTGTTGATACTGGTTTGTGTAAAATTTTTAAGCTCCTACGGTTGGCCGACCCTCACCGCTTCCATCACATCCCCTGCCTTACCTTCTTGGCCTTCCGCCATTACTTATGCCGCTTTTAATATGCTGTCCTTGCTGGCTGTACTGTCCACGCTGGGTAAACAAATTCGACATAGCGGTGAGATTTGGGTGGCGGGAATTTTAAGCGCATCACTGTTAGGGATGATCGCATTCCTGTATAATTATTCATTGTTGCGTGTAGAGGACTTGGTTTCTCAGTATGAGATTCCTTTGTTCGCCCTGATACACTCGTATTCACCATGGTGGGTGATGGCGATCTCTTTGATTTTGTGGCTTGCGATCTACACGACGGCGGTAAGCAATGTGCATGGGTTGGCATTTCGCTTTGCAACGGTTTTATCCTTACCGCATTGGTTGATTGGAGGGGGGATTTTAGTGCTTCTCGTCCCCCTTACCCGACTTGGTTTCGCCAATTTGGTTACCATTCTTTATCCTTTGTATGGAGTGCTCAATCTATTTATCCTTACGATGATTCTTCTCTACCCTTTGAACCGTCATAAACAGGGGTAA
- the yyaC gene encoding spore protease YyaC: MREPVPSFSSPGRVKYTHPSAEYRCADWLQQAIHLYPQTSELACVCVGTDRSTGDSLGPLVGSQLEKSSPPFLRVYGTLDEPVHAVNLQSTLIKMKRELNNPLVIAVDACLGQLSSVGWIQVGNGPLKPGAGVNKQLPEVGQVHITGIVNVAGFMEYFVLQNTRLSIVMKMANVISNAVRRVAIHHGERVL; encoded by the coding sequence ATGCGTGAGCCAGTTCCCTCTTTTTCCAGTCCCGGTCGGGTCAAATATACCCATCCCAGTGCCGAATACCGATGTGCCGATTGGTTGCAGCAGGCCATACACTTGTATCCTCAAACCAGCGAGTTGGCATGCGTCTGCGTCGGCACCGACCGATCAACCGGCGATTCTTTGGGACCGCTCGTTGGATCGCAATTGGAAAAATCATCACCACCCTTTTTACGCGTTTATGGAACGTTGGACGAGCCGGTACATGCCGTCAATCTGCAATCTACTTTAATCAAGATGAAACGAGAATTGAACAATCCCCTCGTAATCGCAGTCGACGCTTGTTTGGGACAGCTCTCCAGCGTCGGTTGGATTCAAGTGGGAAATGGCCCCTTAAAACCAGGTGCCGGAGTAAATAAACAACTTCCGGAAGTCGGACAGGTGCATATCACTGGAATCGTAAATGTTGCCGGATTTATGGAATATTTTGTTCTGCAAAACACTCGCCTTAGCATTGTGATGAAAATGGCCAATGTTATTTCCAACGCCGTTCGCCGTGTGGCGATTCACCATGGAGAGCGCGTGTTATAA
- a CDS encoding DUF4446 family protein, which translates to METWLNWLQTYWLEVLLILVIMQLLVGMWCVVTTIRLHQQKQLIKKLLEPARENTLKTILASDRADQDTVLGYLYHLDESARRLKGNIGLVRYNAIGEQASDMSFSLALLDEYQDGVVISSLFSHQGQSYIYAKPVEKGDSSYRLSKEERQAIQRAIKPTVEREDSMQVDTENGNESNTKT; encoded by the coding sequence GTGGAAACTTGGTTGAATTGGTTGCAAACCTACTGGCTAGAGGTATTATTGATCCTGGTAATCATGCAATTATTGGTCGGCATGTGGTGTGTCGTGACAACGATTCGTCTGCACCAGCAGAAACAATTGATCAAAAAGTTGCTCGAACCTGCACGGGAAAATACGTTAAAAACCATTTTGGCGTCTGACCGTGCTGATCAAGATACAGTATTGGGATATTTGTACCATTTGGATGAATCAGCTCGACGGTTAAAAGGAAATATCGGGTTGGTTCGTTACAATGCAATCGGTGAACAGGCTTCGGATATGAGCTTTTCCCTGGCGCTGTTGGATGAGTACCAAGATGGCGTGGTGATCAGTAGCTTGTTTAGTCATCAGGGGCAATCTTATATCTATGCGAAGCCGGTGGAAAAAGGAGACTCCTCTTACCGATTGTCAAAAGAAGAAAGGCAAGCGATTCAACGGGCGATTAAACCCACAGTGGAACGGGAAGATTCAATGCAAGTGGATACGGAGAATGGAAACGAATCAAATACAAAAACGTAA